From the genome of Saccharomyces kudriavzevii IFO 1802 strain IFO1802 genome assembly, chromosome: 16:
CCAGCGACTCCAGTATTTCTGAAGGTGACACGGCAAAGGAAACTAAACCCTTGATTCacttgaacaaaaaaagagctcGAGGTCCCAGAAGAAAACCTCCAACACACGTGTAAACACagcttttttctctctgtATTGTCCCTGTGCATGTACATACATATGATGTAACAATAATATGATAAtttaatattaatatatatGCTGTCCGCATATTATCGTCACTTCCAACGTCGAGCGTTTAGTATTTCCTCCCCTTATGAACGTCAAGAAACAAATGTCATCGACTTTTCGTTGTTGCACCTATTCCTTAGTAGATAATAGTGTCAATCTACACCTGCAACACTACAATCATGGCTTGGACTAGCACATTACCAGCACATCTGTTGAATCTCATCaaaaactcaaaatatGTTCACGTAGCTACCTGTTCTAAAGATTGCATCCCTTCGGTGGCATTGATGAATTACATTTACGTGCCAGGCGAGAAACTGTTTGGCCAAACGGATAATAAAAACGATTACATTATATTTGTCACCCCCCAAGATACGCAAAAATTTTACAACATCAAGGAAAACCCTAAGGTGGCTTTATTGTTCCATGACTGGATCATCGCTAATAATTTGTCTGTGGGGAAGGAAAGCATCTCTGAGACCCCTACGCCAACAGCCGTCCCTCAAAGCGAACAACATCAAAGCAAGCTTTTGAACTTGTTGCAAGAGCTAAATCAAGCTGAATTGAACCAGATGAGTGCATCCATTGGAGGCGAAACTGAAATCGTAGATCCCGAAAGTGAAGAATCCAAATATTACAAGGACTTGATACTAAAGGCTAATCCTGACGCGAAGGCTTttatatttgaagaaaacaccGCTGTCGTTAAAGTTAGAATTGATAACGCCAGAGTATCCAATAATGAGAACAGAACAATGTTTTTGAGTAAGGGAAGAAGTTAATCCCTacctcttcttttgtttatctgtttttttttatctattCTGCatacttttttatttaatttctgttttttgttttcacgTACACAAAAATTTACATTAATACATCGATCAACTTACTATCAGTTGCCCTCTTGACCAAAATCTCTTGTGAACTGTTCTTGCTTTAGCAGGTCGTCCTCGTTCACGGTAGGTCTGGTTGATTTGATGGCCTTCAAGAAATCCTTTATGGTAAGATCTGGTTCTTTTAGTTCGTCAGCTTCGATATCCGTCCAACTCACTTCCACGGCACCATCATCACCTGGGGAGCACGGCGTGAGCTTCCTCGTGTCGTCCTCCTCCGTGGAGACATCCTTGAAATGAGTGGCGCTTTGAATCTTTCTAATTGGTTGCATTAGCGCATCTTTTACTACGACAGCAATATCGCTGCCCGAGTAACCCTCAGTCATGGTACCCAAAGTTCTATAATCTTCTTTGGTCAGTACACATGGGGTGTCGCCGACGTTAATCTCGAACATCGTGGTTCTTGCTGCCAAATCTGGTAATGGAATgtatattcttctttcgaACCTTCTTCTGATGGCACTGTCCAGTTGCCATGGTATATTCGTTGCACCAAGGACTAATACCCCTTGGGAGTCATTGCCGACACCATTCATTTGTACTAATAATTCTGTTTTGATTCTCCTACTAGCTTCGCTTTCCCCTTCCCCTCTGGTGCCTGTTAGCGCATCCacttcatcaatgaaaataatggagggtttgttttctcttgcCATGGCAAACAACTGCTTCACCAGTTTTTCAGACTCACCCATCCATTTAGAGACTAAGTCACTGGAACTAACACTGAAAAACGTAGAATTGGCCTCGGTAGCCACGGCTTTCGCCAAGTAAGACTTACCTGTACCGGGTGGTCCGTATAATAGGATCCCTGAAGTAGGTTTACGATTACCTTTAAACAAATGTGGGAACTTCACAGGCAAAATAACGGCTTCCTTAAGGGCCTCTTTGGCACCTTCAAGCCCAGCCACATCTTCCCATTTAACATTGGGTTTTTCGGATAGGATGGCACTCGATAAAGCACCCCTGAGCTTTTTGTTGTCTTCACTGCCATTCTCCTCACCTTCCTCCTGGGAGATTTTCTTATTACCACTGGTGGATCCACTACCAGCACTGGGGGACTTCTTTGCAGCACTtacttcttcattttccaagtgtttcttcaattgcTCTGCGCGATTCAAATACTCTGTGAACTTGGCTCTTATTAAGTCCTTCGACTTGGGGTTCTTTTCGTACTTCAAAGCCAACATCAAATAGTCCAATCCGTTATAATAAGCCGTGTAAGCCTCCTCATACTGCGTTGCCGTGTCCAAATCAATGGCCTTTTGGACCAGCTCTATTCCTTTGCTCAAAAAATCACCCGTGCTCATCTATACCTCATCTATTGTAGACACGCTATGCTTCCTTCTTTGTTCTATCGTATCTTCAACCTGTGATTAGATCGTTCGATTTGTGaggatctttttttttttcactcagCGGGGTTGCCCGAAAAGCAAATGCAATTAATATATCAGCAAGCAAAAGTAAATATATGtacagaaaagaaagaatgtAGACATATTTGTGCTTCTATTCAGCCCGAGGGAGGGATTCGTCAGTAGGAGCTCCTCTGAGAATGCTGGTATGGGGAAGCTTCGGATATTTGGCATAAAAGTTGGGTCCCTTAGGGGGTTGCAGGGCTGAGAGTGGTCGTTGGCGCGATTGCAGCGGCGACATGTGAATGGGGCTTGAAGTCACCAACGGGTTCACTGCTCTCACTGGTGAAGGCGGCAAGTTTTCGGTGGGCTTGAGGTTGTCTCGTTCGATGTTTTTCATGTCCCTGCGAGACTCGAGGTATTTTTGATCGATGTTTGCATCGTCTAGCACCGACTGCAGCAGGTGGCACTTCTCCTTGACAAATTGTAGTTCCTTTTGTGCAGATTGCAGTTGCTGCTGTAACTGGGCAAACTTTGCCTGCCATTGTAAAGGCACGCAATCTTGAGAAGCCGCAGAGGATGAAATTATACTGCTTTCCTCTTTCCCCTCGGCGGGGACTCCCCATACACGAGCATGGATCTTTGAAATCACTTTAGCAATATTGAACCCAAACGCATGTTGCTGAGCCCTTTTTTTCGAGATGTTCTTGTAGCTTTTGGAACGTGTCCTCTGCGATGTGTGCCGGGCATGGCTTCTTTCACGAGGCGCAACCGCCAGCTTACGCACCTTTTGAGTTCCTGGTGCCTTGTCTTGAATTCCCATTATGATTTAGAGTGCCAAACCAACCGTCTCTCACCCTGTTTAGATCTGAGTTATGTTACtttgttattttcatcTCTCTTTAAGATGGAATcttaaaaaagaagaaaaaacgacaaaaagaacaaaaatcgATCCGACGCGTTATTTTTCGCGTGGGATGATAGTAATGAAATACTAGATTTGGGCATATTGGGCACATCTAGAGCAGAGATGACTTCAATTGAATTCAAAGTCTACTAGTGGGACAGCAAGTATTTGAGCGTGAGATGTTTACCACCGGAAATGTTCTACCCGTGAAAATCCAGCCTCCCCTGCTCAGGCCACTGGCATACAGGGTTTTGTCAAGGAAATATGGTTTATCGATAAAATCTGATGGACTGTCTGCTCTGGCAGAATTTGTCGGTACTAACATAGGTAATAATTGGAGGCAAGGATCTGTTACAATAAGATTTCTCGAGCAATTTGCTACAGTATGGAAACAGCAGGAGAGAGGCCTTTTCATCGACAAGGACGGCGTAAAGGAAGTGATCCAGGAGATGAAAGAGCGTGAAAAGGTTGAATGGAGCCACGAAGACTATACTCAGCATGGAGATGACGTGCTGAGGCAGAAAAACGATGGGAGCagcgatgatgacgacaaTGAAATGCCCATGGCGGCTGATTCATCCTTACAAAATGTTTTATTATCTTCACCTATCCGAGCCCCCATGGATAGGAGCGAGCATGACCAGTCTTCCAGGCTGGAAAGCTCGAAAAACCTGAATTGGAGGGACTATTTTAAGGTTATCAATTGTTCTCAGCAACAAAAGTTCTTGTATAATCCCGATAAAATGCAGTTTATTTTCGTTCCAAATAAAAAGGAGAACGCATTGGGAAGTTTTACGGGATTTCTACCTGATATCAAGGACAAAGTGCAAATGTTCTTGACAAGATATTATCTTACGAAGGATAGAGTGATgagaaatgaaaacttcCAAAGCAATGATATGTTCAATCCATTGTCCTCCATGGTGTCTTTACAAAACGAGCTATCCAATGCTGGTCAACAGTTGCAATCCAACAGCATGAGCATCACtccaatcaaaaatttattgGGTAGGGATGCCCAGAACTTTCTACTACTTGGCctcttgaataaaaattttaagGGCAATTGGTCACTAGAGGATCCATCTGGATCTGTAGAAATCAATATATCACAAACTATTCCCACACAGGGTCATTATTACGCACCAGGGTGTATGGTTCTTGTTGAAGGAATATATTATTCTGTTGGGAACAAATTTCACGTCACTTCCATGACTTTACCTCCTGGTGAGAGAAGAGAAATCACGTTGGAGACAATAGGCAATCTAGATCTCCTAGGTATACATGGTCTTTCTAATAACAACTTCATTGCACGTCTGGACAAGGATTTGAAGATCAGATTACATCTTTTGGAGAAAGAATTAACCGACCACAGATTCGTTATTCTTGGTGCTGATTTATTCTTGGATGATCTGAGGATAATGACTGCACTCAGTAAAATTTTGCAAAAATTAAACGATGATCCACCAAACTTGTTGATTTGGCAAGGTTCTTTCACTTCAATTCCTGTTTTTGCATCAATGAGTAGTCGAAACATCAGTAGCTCAACCCAATACAAGAATAATTTCGATGCTTTGGCCACGCTACTATTACGATTTGATGATTTGACTGAAAATACCACAATGATATTCGTCCCTGGCCCTAACGATTTATGGGGGTCGATGCTATCATTGGGAGCAAGTGGAACTTTACCACAGGATCCAATTCCTGGTGCGttcaccaaaaaaatcaacaaagTTTGTAAGAATGTCATCTGGAGCTCAAACCCAACCAGGATAGCGTACTTGTCTCAAGAAATAGTCATTTTCAGAGATGATCTGACCGGAAGATTCAAAAGGAATTATCTGCAATTCCCATGTGGCGAGAATGAAGATTCTTATGTTGATAACGATAATATAATAACGAAAGATACTGATATCGTGCCAATTGATGAATTAGTCAAAGAGCCAGATCAGCTACAacgaaaaattcaagaatcAAGAAAACTCGTAAAAACGATACTAGATCAGGGCCACTTATCGCCATTTGTAGATTCTTTACGCCCAGTTTCATGGGGTTTAGACCATACTTTGACACTCTGCCCCATACCATCGACAATGATTCTTTGCGACACTACTTCAACACAATTTGATTTGACATACAACGGCTGTAAAGTCGTCAATCCTGGAAGTTTTATTCATAATAGACGTGCCAGGTACATGGAGTACATTCCGTCCTCGAAGAAAACTATACAGGAGGAAATATATTTCTAATAAATGCATttaaataagaaaaataattatttcaataaaatgGGCAGTGCCAGTAGGCTTCCCATTTATTTATATGGATACTTTTTAAACTTCGCTGTAATGGAGCTTGGCATGCAGTATATGGGATCTATTGAGACCAAATTGCCGTATCCCATTAAACTTAAACCAGCAACGCCAAAGACGGTGTGGAAAACATCTACTTCGTTTTCAGGCCTATCGCTTATTCCGCCCTTTTTCTCATCTTGACATTTTAGTATGAATTCAGTTAATTTTTCGTAATTTATCCAGTCCAACCTATCAATGATAGCTAATGAAGATAAAACCCACCAACTATAACAGACATCGGGTAGTTTACTTGGTCTACCATTCAGTCCACCTTCTGGTAATTGTCGTTCGCAAAGCCACCACCCAATTTCTTCTAATTGATCATGACTCAGCGCATCCAATTTGTTGGCGATAGCCAAAGCGCCAAGACAGGTGAAGGCTTGTGCTGCATGCGATTCAGCACTAGGACACAACCCGAATCCGCCGTCAAAATTATAACACCTGAGCACAAATTTCACAGCAGGATCAACGACTTCTGGTGTCAATTCACCCAAAATTGATAGAGCGCTCAATGCCGTATAAACAAATCTTGTATCTACCTCACCAAACCTATCACCCTGAAATGAACCATCTTCTAATTGGTTTCCACGAATAAAGGCAACCAGTTGAGCCTTACGTTCCTCTTCAAGAACGTTTAGGGCGTCGTAGGTGGCCAAGATTTGCACCGCAGACAATGTAGTTAATAAATGTGCGTCATGCCTTGGAAATGGTGCAAACGCACCATATCTGTCGTCCCAGCAACTCAACACAAATGCTATAACGTCGTCTTTTGCAAATGTCTCCGGCGAATCAAGCACACATAATGCTGTAAGCCCCCAATACATTCCATTCAAACGCAGATGCTCCGTAAGCCAGTATTCAAAATTATGCTTCTTGGTATCCAATGATTCAATGTAACGGATGTGTTTATCCTTAAGTAACGTAAGTGGTTCAGACATTTCTGCAAGCTCTCAGTTGGGTGAATGAAGCCATAAATGTGGGCGTTAGTGTCTGAAGTACATGCACAATTTcctattgttattatcattagTACTAGTATCATTCTTGTTATTGAAGGCAAGGTCACTCCCCACGGATATGTAAAATGTGAAGATCAAGTAAATGAAGTGCTCCTAATAATCATTAATGGATAATTCACGGCAGTCCTTAGGGCATATAGCCAGTGCCATTGCTCAGTTGAAAAGATATGGGTAAAGGTATCTCACTTGAAAATCTTCCAGTGGATTTACAGCATAAGGGTGTCACTCAAGATGAAAGTACTGCCGATAAATTGAGCCAATTACCATATGAACGATTACAAGCTATCCTCGATAAAGTACCAGAAGAAGACCTTGAAGTCAAGAAGTTACTTTTGCTTCTGAAAAAACCGGAAGTAGTAGAGAATGAAGACGTACAACAAAGAAGGATACGACTAGCCGAAGTGCT
Proteins encoded in this window:
- the CSA1 gene encoding Csa1p (similar to Saccharomyces cerevisiae NBP1 (YLR457C) and YPR174C; ancestral locus Anc_7.531) yields the protein MGIQDKAPGTQKVRKLAVAPRERSHARHTSQRTRSKSYKNISKKRAQQHAFGFNIAKVISKIHARVWGVPAEGKEESSIISSSAASQDCVPLQWQAKFAQLQQQLQSAQKELQFVKEKCHLLQSVLDDANIDQKYLESRRDMKNIERDNLKPTENLPPSPVRAVNPLVTSSPIHMSPLQSRQRPLSALQPPKGPNFYAKYPKLPHTSILRGAPTDESLPRAE
- the SKDI16G4280 gene encoding pyridoxal 5'-phosphate synthase (similar to Saccharomyces cerevisiae YLR456W and YPR172W; ancestral locus Anc_7.529); its protein translation is MAWTSTLPAHLLNLIKNSKYVHVATCSKDCIPSVALMNYIYVPGEKLFGQTDNKNDYIIFVTPQDTQKFYNIKENPKVALLFHDWIIANNLSVGKESISETPTPTAVPQSEQHQSKLLNLLQELNQAELNQMSASIGGETEIVDPESEESKYYKDLILKANPDAKAFIFEENTAVVKVRIDNARVSNNENRTMFLSKGRS
- the VPS4 gene encoding AAA family ATPase VPS4 (similar to Saccharomyces cerevisiae VPS4 (YPR173C); ancestral locus Anc_7.530), which gives rise to MSTGDFLSKGIELVQKAIDLDTATQYEEAYTAYYNGLDYLMLALKYEKNPKSKDLIRAKFTEYLNRAEQLKKHLENEEVSAAKKSPSAGSGSTSGNKKISQEEGEENGSEDNKKLRGALSSAILSEKPNVKWEDVAGLEGAKEALKEAVILPVKFPHLFKGNRKPTSGILLYGPPGTGKSYLAKAVATEANSTFFSVSSSDLVSKWMGESEKLVKQLFAMARENKPSIIFIDEVDALTGTRGEGESEASRRIKTELLVQMNGVGNDSQGVLVLGATNIPWQLDSAIRRRFERRIYIPLPDLAARTTMFEINVGDTPCVLTKEDYRTLGTMTEGYSGSDIAVVVKDALMQPIRKIQSATHFKDVSTEEDDTRKLTPCSPGDDGAVEVSWTDIEADELKEPDLTIKDFLKAIKSTRPTVNEDDLLKQEQFTRDFGQEGN
- the BET2 gene encoding Rab geranylgeranyltransferase BET2 (similar to Saccharomyces cerevisiae BET2 (YPR176C); ancestral locus Anc_7.533) → MSEPLTLLKDKHIRYIESLDTKKHNFEYWLTEHLRLNGMYWGLTALCVLDSPETFAKDDVIAFVLSCWDDRYGAFAPFPRHDAHLLTTLSAVQILATYDALNVLEEERKAQLVAFIRGNQLEDGSFQGDRFGEVDTRFVYTALSALSILGELTPEVVDPAVKFVLRCYNFDGGFGLCPSAESHAAQAFTCLGALAIANKLDALSHDQLEEIGWWLCERQLPEGGLNGRPSKLPDVCYSWWVLSSLAIIDRLDWINYEKLTEFILKCQDEKKGGISDRPENEVDVFHTVFGVAGLSLMGYGNLVSIDPIYCMPSSITAKFKKYPYK
- the DPB2 gene encoding DNA polymerase epsilon noncatalytic subunit (similar to Saccharomyces cerevisiae DPB2 (YPR175W); ancestral locus Anc_7.532), yielding MFTTGNVLPVKIQPPLLRPLAYRVLSRKYGLSIKSDGLSALAEFVGTNIGNNWRQGSVTIRFLEQFATVWKQQERGLFIDKDGVKEVIQEMKEREKVEWSHEDYTQHGDDVLRQKNDGSSDDDDNEMPMAADSSLQNVLLSSPIRAPMDRSEHDQSSRLESSKNLNWRDYFKVINCSQQQKFLYNPDKMQFIFVPNKKENALGSFTGFLPDIKDKVQMFLTRYYLTKDRVMRNENFQSNDMFNPLSSMVSLQNELSNAGQQLQSNSMSITPIKNLLGRDAQNFLLLGLLNKNFKGNWSLEDPSGSVEINISQTIPTQGHYYAPGCMVLVEGIYYSVGNKFHVTSMTLPPGERREITLETIGNLDLLGIHGLSNNNFIARLDKDLKIRLHLLEKELTDHRFVILGADLFLDDLRIMTALSKILQKLNDDPPNLLIWQGSFTSIPVFASMSSRNISSSTQYKNNFDALATLLLRFDDLTENTTMIFVPGPNDLWGSMLSLGASGTLPQDPIPGAFTKKINKVCKNVIWSSNPTRIAYLSQEIVIFRDDLTGRFKRNYLQFPCGENEDSYVDNDNIITKDTDIVPIDELVKEPDQLQRKIQESRKLVKTILDQGHLSPFVDSLRPVSWGLDHTLTLCPIPSTMILCDTTSTQFDLTYNGCKVVNPGSFIHNRRARYMEYIPSSKKTIQEEIYF